A region from the Streptomyces sp. 3214.6 genome encodes:
- a CDS encoding AfsR/SARP family transcriptional regulator, with protein MDDRVGHGGPRVPEQWRPASPGEPATLRFAVLGPVRARRGDEQLATGSPQQRALLAALLLREGRTATAAELIDALWGEEPPSQALAAVRTYASRLRKVLDPGVLVSESGGYAVRGLGEGALDLAVAQEWAAEAEKAKAAGDLTQARDVLNRALGLWDGETLAGVPGPYAEAQRVRLEEWRLGLLESRLDMDLEQGCHAEAVSELTALTAAYPLRERLRELLMLALYRSGRQAEALAVYADTRRLLAEELGVDPRAGLRELQRRILQADPELAGPSVPAAEPAVVRVRPAQLPATVPDFTGRSSFVRELSAVLSAASGPEGGGGTGRVMAVSALAGIGGVGKTTLAVHVAHQARSAFPDGQLYVDLQGAGARPAEPETVLGSFLRALGTADSAIPDSLEERAALYRSVLDGRRVLVLLDNAKDAAQVRPLLPGTEGCAALVTARVRMVDLAGAHLVDLDVMSPDEALALFTKIVGEERVASERKAALDVVAACGFLPLAIRIAASRLAARRTWTVSVLAAKLADERRRLDELQAGDLAVKATFELGYGQLEPAQARAFRLLGLADGPDMSLRAAAAVLDLPPEDTEDLLESLVDTSLLESAAPGRYRFHDLVRLYARACAERDERPASEREAALSRVLDFYLATAAGVYAIERPGDRTVTHLEPTSYTGLTFTDRTEALDWLFLEAQCLLACARQQTTGGGLRRAVDLLWAAKDLAESGANAKQYETAAMVLRDAAQDVGDVRAESRARTALSNVHLAAGRYAEADEEARRAIELATTANDATPISWAATDRGIIALSQGRYEEAEAFLTTARDGYRADGNRPGEASALCNLSRLYERMNRPPDAVTLAQKGVEIFQQLGLTLRLANGRYALGVALIRAGRLAEGLVQLSDALEMFGSNRQRLWEGTTHFRIAQLHLADRRPAQAAQHAEQALAIGFIGGDLIRGSVLTALGRSLHALGQSDRARACWQEALLLLERSGVPEAAEVRRLLTPLDAS; from the coding sequence ATGGACGACCGGGTAGGACACGGCGGCCCGCGTGTGCCGGAACAGTGGCGCCCCGCCTCCCCCGGGGAGCCGGCGACGCTGCGCTTCGCCGTGCTCGGCCCCGTGCGCGCACGGCGCGGGGACGAGCAGCTGGCCACCGGCTCCCCCCAGCAACGCGCCCTGCTGGCCGCCCTGTTGCTGCGCGAGGGCAGGACGGCCACGGCCGCCGAGCTGATCGACGCCCTGTGGGGCGAGGAACCGCCCTCGCAGGCGCTGGCGGCGGTGCGGACGTACGCCTCGCGGCTGCGGAAGGTACTGGACCCGGGCGTCCTGGTGAGCGAGTCCGGCGGGTACGCGGTGCGCGGGCTCGGCGAGGGCGCCCTGGATCTCGCAGTGGCGCAGGAGTGGGCGGCGGAGGCCGAGAAGGCCAAGGCGGCCGGGGACCTGACCCAGGCCCGTGACGTGCTGAACCGCGCGCTCGGCCTGTGGGACGGCGAGACGCTGGCCGGCGTCCCCGGCCCGTACGCGGAGGCGCAGCGCGTCCGGCTGGAGGAGTGGCGGCTGGGGCTGCTGGAGTCCCGGCTGGACATGGACCTGGAGCAGGGCTGCCACGCCGAGGCGGTCTCCGAACTCACGGCGCTGACGGCCGCGTACCCACTGCGCGAACGGCTGCGCGAGCTGCTGATGCTGGCCCTGTACCGCAGCGGCCGACAGGCGGAGGCCCTCGCCGTGTACGCGGACACACGGCGGCTGCTGGCGGAGGAGCTGGGCGTGGACCCGCGGGCGGGTCTGCGGGAGTTGCAGCGCCGAATCCTCCAGGCCGACCCGGAACTCGCGGGGCCGTCGGTCCCCGCGGCGGAACCCGCGGTGGTACGGGTCCGCCCGGCCCAACTCCCCGCGACGGTCCCCGACTTCACCGGACGGTCGTCGTTCGTGCGGGAGCTGAGCGCGGTGCTGTCGGCGGCGTCCGGTCCGGAGGGCGGCGGCGGGACGGGCCGCGTCATGGCCGTGTCGGCGCTGGCGGGCATCGGGGGCGTGGGCAAGACGACCCTCGCCGTGCACGTGGCCCACCAGGCCCGGTCCGCCTTCCCCGACGGCCAGTTGTACGTCGACCTACAGGGCGCCGGGGCCCGGCCCGCCGAACCTGAGACCGTACTGGGCTCCTTCCTGCGGGCGCTCGGCACGGCCGACTCGGCGATCCCGGACTCCCTGGAGGAACGGGCGGCCTTGTACCGGTCGGTGCTGGACGGACGCCGGGTGCTGGTCCTGCTGGACAACGCCAAGGACGCGGCGCAGGTACGTCCGCTGCTGCCCGGCACCGAGGGGTGCGCGGCGCTGGTCACCGCGCGGGTGCGGATGGTGGACCTGGCGGGCGCGCACCTCGTCGACCTGGACGTCATGTCGCCCGACGAGGCGCTGGCCCTGTTCACCAAGATCGTGGGCGAGGAACGGGTGGCCTCGGAACGGAAGGCCGCCCTCGACGTGGTCGCGGCCTGCGGCTTCCTGCCGCTGGCGATCCGCATCGCGGCGTCCCGGCTCGCGGCCCGCCGCACCTGGACGGTGTCCGTGCTGGCGGCGAAGCTCGCGGACGAACGCCGCCGCCTCGACGAACTCCAGGCCGGCGACCTCGCCGTGAAGGCCACCTTCGAACTCGGCTACGGCCAACTGGAGCCCGCCCAGGCCCGCGCGTTCCGCCTCCTCGGCCTGGCCGACGGCCCGGACATGTCCCTCCGCGCGGCGGCAGCGGTCCTGGACCTCCCCCCGGAGGACACCGAAGACCTGCTCGAGTCCCTGGTGGACACCTCCCTCCTGGAATCCGCGGCCCCCGGCCGCTACCGCTTCCACGACCTCGTCCGCCTTTACGCGCGTGCATGCGCGGAACGCGACGAGCGTCCGGCGAGCGAACGGGAGGCGGCGCTGTCGCGGGTGCTGGACTTCTATCTGGCGACAGCGGCAGGGGTCTACGCCATCGAACGGCCCGGGGACCGCACGGTCACGCACCTGGAGCCCACCTCGTACACCGGTCTGACGTTCACGGACCGGACGGAGGCCCTGGACTGGCTCTTCCTGGAGGCTCAGTGCCTGCTGGCCTGCGCACGGCAGCAGACCACGGGCGGCGGGCTGCGCCGGGCCGTCGACCTGCTGTGGGCGGCGAAGGACCTGGCCGAGTCGGGCGCCAACGCCAAGCAGTACGAGACGGCCGCGATGGTTCTGCGGGACGCCGCGCAGGACGTCGGCGACGTCCGCGCGGAGAGCCGCGCCCGCACCGCGCTCTCCAACGTCCACCTGGCCGCCGGACGCTACGCCGAGGCCGACGAGGAGGCCCGGCGCGCCATCGAACTCGCCACCACGGCGAACGACGCGACACCGATCAGCTGGGCGGCGACCGACAGGGGGATCATCGCGCTCAGCCAGGGCCGCTACGAAGAGGCCGAAGCGTTCCTCACCACCGCCAGGGACGGCTATCGGGCGGACGGGAACCGGCCCGGCGAGGCCAGCGCGCTGTGCAACCTGTCACGGCTCTACGAGCGCATGAACCGCCCGCCCGACGCGGTCACCCTGGCCCAGAAGGGCGTCGAGATCTTCCAGCAGCTCGGACTGACCCTGCGGCTCGCGAACGGCCGCTACGCTCTCGGCGTCGCGCTGATCCGGGCCGGCAGGCTGGCCGAGGGGCTGGTGCAACTGTCCGACGCGCTCGAGATGTTCGGCAGCAACCGGCAGCGCCTGTGGGAGGGGACGACGCACTTCCGCATCGCCCAGCTGCACCTGGCCGACCGGCGCCCGGCGCAGGCGGCCCAGCACGCCGAACAGGCACTGGCGATCGGGTTCATCGGCGGTGACCTCATCCGGGGCAGTGTGCTGACGGCACTGGGCAGGAGCCTGCACGCACTCGGCCAGTCGGACCGGGCACGAGCCTGCTGGCAGGAGGCCCTGCTCCTCCTGGAGCGGTCGGGAGTGCCCGAGGCCGCCGAGGTACGTCGGCTGCTGACGCCCCTGGACGCATCATGA
- a CDS encoding amidohydrolase family protein, translating to METTPTSTTPATPLPLIISVDDHTVEPSTVWQDRLPKKYLDTAPRVVRAPLKEMTFLGGRFKPVMGEPGDDGPLGDWWIYEDLQRPLTRLDTAVGFSRDEIKLEVITYEQMRPGSYDVPSRLADMDVNHVQSAVCFPTFPRFCGQTFTEAADHELGLLCVRAYNDWTVEEWCGPDAHGRLIPLTLIPLWDAELAAQEVRRNAARGVRAVAFSEIPPHLGLPSVHTDYWDPFLAACDETGTVVAMHIGSSSRMPSTSADAPPAVGSTITFANCCFSMVDWLMSGKFERFPNLKVMYAEGQIGWIPYILERADVVWEENRGWGGVADKVHRPPSELFADHVYGCFFDDAFGLRNLDSIGLGNVLYETDYPHSDSTWPKSREVGEAQMGHLAPDVVERIVRGNAIDLLGLTKDGLWAGGTR from the coding sequence ATGGAGACCACACCGACGAGCACGACGCCCGCGACGCCCCTCCCGCTGATCATCTCCGTCGACGACCACACCGTGGAGCCGTCCACCGTCTGGCAGGACCGGCTGCCGAAGAAGTACCTCGACACCGCGCCCCGCGTCGTCCGCGCCCCGCTGAAGGAGATGACGTTCCTCGGCGGCCGCTTCAAGCCCGTCATGGGCGAGCCCGGCGACGACGGCCCCCTCGGGGACTGGTGGATCTACGAGGACCTGCAGCGTCCTCTCACCCGCCTCGACACCGCCGTCGGCTTCAGCCGTGACGAGATCAAGCTGGAGGTCATCACCTACGAGCAGATGCGCCCCGGGTCGTACGACGTGCCGTCCCGGCTCGCCGACATGGACGTCAACCACGTCCAGTCCGCCGTCTGCTTCCCCACCTTCCCGCGCTTCTGCGGCCAGACCTTCACCGAGGCCGCCGACCACGAGCTGGGCCTGCTCTGCGTGCGCGCCTACAACGACTGGACGGTGGAGGAGTGGTGCGGCCCGGACGCCCACGGCCGGCTGATCCCGCTCACCCTCATCCCCCTCTGGGACGCCGAGCTGGCGGCGCAGGAGGTCCGGCGCAACGCCGCCCGCGGGGTGCGTGCCGTCGCCTTCTCCGAGATACCCCCGCACCTCGGCCTGCCGTCCGTCCACACCGACTACTGGGACCCCTTCCTCGCCGCCTGCGACGAGACCGGCACGGTCGTGGCCATGCACATCGGCTCCTCCAGCCGCATGCCCTCCACCTCCGCCGACGCCCCGCCCGCCGTCGGCTCCACCATCACCTTCGCCAACTGCTGCTTCTCGATGGTCGACTGGCTGATGAGCGGCAAGTTCGAACGCTTCCCCAACCTGAAGGTGATGTACGCGGAGGGCCAGATCGGCTGGATCCCGTACATCCTGGAGCGCGCCGACGTGGTGTGGGAGGAGAACCGCGGGTGGGGCGGGGTCGCCGACAAGGTCCACCGGCCGCCGTCGGAGCTGTTCGCCGACCACGTCTACGGCTGCTTCTTCGACGACGCCTTCGGCCTGCGCAACCTCGACTCCATCGGCCTCGGGAACGTCCTCTACGAGACCGACTACCCGCACTCCGACTCCACCTGGCCGAAGTCGAGGGAGGTCGGCGAGGCGCAGATGGGCCATCTGGCCCCGGACGTCGTGGAGCGGATCGTCCGCGGCAACGCGATCGACCTGCTGGGGCTGACGAAGGACGGCCTCTGGGCCGGCGGCACGCGGTGA
- a CDS encoding TIGR03619 family F420-dependent LLM class oxidoreductase: MSRPLAYGIQLPVQSQSTIYAEPWEAGAGPADLVAIARAADRAGFAYVAACDHVAIPRRLAEAMSTVWYDPVATLAHLAAVTERVRLLSHVAVVGLRHPLLTAKQYATLDHLSGGRLILGVGAGHVREEFEVLGADFERRGAVLDETIDALRAALGPDEFPAHHGKVYDFEGLGQRPRPTQARVPVWVGGSSPPAVRRAALKGDGWLPQGDLRDRLPAQIEKLRRLREDAGIAAPFTIGAITEPLYVGTPAWDVGRRTLTGPPEALAESLRAYSAMGVDQIQVRFRCRSRAELTDQITEFGAEAGPLLAS; encoded by the coding sequence GTGAGCAGGCCCCTCGCCTACGGCATCCAGCTCCCCGTCCAGTCCCAGTCGACGATCTACGCCGAACCCTGGGAGGCCGGCGCCGGCCCCGCCGATCTCGTGGCGATCGCCCGCGCCGCCGACCGGGCCGGCTTCGCCTACGTCGCCGCCTGCGACCATGTGGCGATCCCGCGCCGGCTGGCCGAGGCCATGAGCACCGTCTGGTACGACCCCGTGGCCACCCTCGCCCACCTCGCCGCCGTCACCGAACGCGTCCGCCTGCTCAGCCATGTCGCCGTCGTCGGCCTGCGGCACCCCCTCCTCACCGCCAAGCAGTACGCCACCCTCGACCACCTCAGCGGCGGCCGGCTGATCCTCGGGGTCGGCGCCGGGCACGTACGGGAGGAGTTCGAGGTGCTGGGGGCGGACTTCGAGCGGCGGGGTGCCGTGCTCGACGAGACGATCGACGCCCTGCGCGCCGCGCTCGGCCCGGACGAGTTCCCGGCCCACCACGGGAAGGTGTACGACTTCGAGGGGCTCGGGCAGCGGCCGAGACCTACCCAGGCCCGCGTCCCCGTCTGGGTCGGCGGTTCCTCCCCGCCGGCTGTGCGCCGGGCCGCCCTCAAAGGTGACGGCTGGCTGCCCCAGGGCGACCTCAGGGACCGGCTGCCCGCGCAGATCGAGAAACTGCGGCGCCTGCGCGAGGACGCCGGCATCGCCGCGCCCTTCACCATTGGCGCCATCACCGAGCCCCTGTACGTGGGGACGCCCGCCTGGGACGTCGGCCGCCGCACCCTCACCGGCCCGCCGGAGGCGCTCGCCGAGTCCCTGCGCGCCTACTCCGCGATGGGCGTGGACCAGATCCAGGTCCGCTTCCGCTGCCGGAGCCGTGCCGAACTGACCGACCAGATAACCGAGTTCGGGGCGGAGGCCGGGCCACTGCTTGCTTCTTGA
- a CDS encoding LuxR C-terminal-related transcriptional regulator, which produces MRSTERSTERSTGRTVDRSFQRLSVALACAQGDWPHDGWPAPDDPYVERVVRATPPYDTLREGAVDVVVLRCEEPGEAFPALLRELGDRGVPVIVVSACTDTDTVVEVFRGGAGYLVEGDYCPHMLSSAVMAATVGHTYLSPTACAALREGARRLPTAAGAIDRLRSLLSPREREVMDLLSTGLGAQEIGLRLRLSEKTVRNNLSNIYAKLEARGSTDAVLRWLGATPATPVLRT; this is translated from the coding sequence GTGCGATCCACCGAGCGATCCACCGAGCGATCCACCGGCCGAACCGTCGACCGGTCCTTCCAGCGACTCTCCGTCGCCCTCGCCTGCGCGCAGGGCGACTGGCCGCATGACGGCTGGCCCGCCCCCGACGACCCCTACGTGGAGCGGGTGGTACGGGCCACCCCGCCCTACGACACCCTGCGCGAGGGCGCGGTGGACGTCGTCGTGCTGCGCTGCGAGGAGCCCGGGGAGGCCTTCCCGGCGCTGCTGAGGGAGCTGGGCGACCGCGGCGTCCCGGTGATCGTCGTCAGCGCGTGCACGGACACCGACACCGTCGTCGAGGTCTTCCGGGGCGGGGCCGGCTATCTGGTCGAGGGCGACTACTGCCCCCACATGCTGTCCTCGGCGGTGATGGCGGCCACCGTCGGCCACACCTACCTCTCGCCGACCGCCTGCGCAGCCCTGCGCGAGGGGGCGCGCCGGCTGCCGACGGCCGCCGGTGCCATCGACCGGCTGCGGTCGCTGCTCTCGCCGCGCGAGCGGGAGGTCATGGATCTGCTGTCGACCGGTCTGGGCGCGCAGGAGATCGGGCTGCGGTTACGGCTGAGCGAGAAGACCGTCCGCAACAACCTCAGCAACATCTACGCCAAGCTGGAAGCGCGGGGCAGCACGGACGCGGTCCTGCGGTGGCTGGGAGCCACTCCTGCCACGCCCGTGCTTCGCACCTGA
- a CDS encoding SDR family NAD(P)-dependent oxidoreductase, whose protein sequence is MGKLDGRVVLVTGGARGQGEQEARLFRAEGAEVVVADVLDDQGATLAEEIGALYVHLDVGREDDWHSAVRAAQDAYGRLDGLVNNAGILRFNALVDTPLDEFMQVVQVNQVGCFLGIKTAAPVLADGGTIVNTASYTAMTGMAAVGSYAATKHAILGLTRVAALELAPRGIRVNAMCPGAVDTAMSNPSLLDPDADPEETSKALDGLYRKLVPLGRVGRPEEVARLALFLTSDDSSYITGQPFVIDGGWLAGVSLI, encoded by the coding sequence ATGGGCAAGCTCGACGGACGGGTCGTCCTCGTCACCGGGGGCGCGCGGGGCCAGGGAGAGCAGGAGGCCCGGCTGTTCCGGGCGGAGGGGGCCGAAGTCGTCGTCGCCGACGTCCTGGACGACCAGGGCGCGACCCTCGCCGAGGAGATCGGCGCGCTGTATGTGCACCTGGACGTGGGGCGGGAGGACGACTGGCACTCCGCCGTGCGCGCCGCGCAGGACGCCTACGGCCGCCTCGACGGCCTCGTCAACAACGCCGGCATCCTGCGCTTCAACGCCCTCGTGGACACACCCCTCGACGAGTTCATGCAGGTCGTACAGGTCAACCAGGTCGGCTGCTTCCTGGGCATCAAGACGGCGGCGCCCGTGCTGGCGGACGGCGGCACGATCGTCAACACGGCGTCGTACACCGCCATGACCGGGATGGCGGCGGTGGGCTCGTACGCGGCGACCAAGCACGCGATCCTCGGGCTCACCCGGGTCGCCGCCCTGGAGCTCGCGCCGCGCGGTATTCGGGTCAACGCGATGTGCCCCGGCGCCGTCGACACCGCGATGTCCAACCCGTCCCTCCTGGACCCGGACGCGGACCCCGAGGAGACCTCGAAGGCCCTCGACGGGCTGTACCGCAAGCTCGTGCCGCTCGGCAGGGTGGGGCGGCCGGAGGAGGTGGCCAGGCTCGCCCTCTTCCTCACCTCGGACGACTCCTCGTACATCACCGGGCAGCCGTTCGTGATCGACGGGGGCTGGCTGGCGGGGGTCTCCCTCATCTGA
- a CDS encoding LLM class flavin-dependent oxidoreductase, giving the protein MEFGLFVQGYVGKRAETDPLAEHKALMEETEYVIQADKSGFKYAWASEHHFLEEYSHLSANDVFLGYLAHATDRIHLGSGIFNPLAQVNHPVKVAEKVAMLDHLSQNRFEFGSGRGAGSHEILGFLPGITDMNYTKEIWEETIAEFPKMWLQDEYVGFQGKHWQLPPRKILPKPYGKSHPAMWYAAGSPPSYAMAARKGLGVLGFSIQKVSDMEWVLEQYKTAVVNAEPIGDFVNDNVMVTTTAICAPTHDEAIRIAVEGGLHYLPSLVFRYHDTFPRPEGFPVWPETLPEYNAEFVELLVEEELLICGDPDEVLTQCKRWEQAGADQLSFGLPVGVPKEETLQTIRLIGEHVIPKIDTDPVHRTTRFRQGV; this is encoded by the coding sequence GTGGAATTCGGGCTCTTTGTACAGGGATACGTGGGCAAGCGCGCCGAGACCGACCCCCTCGCCGAGCACAAGGCGCTGATGGAGGAGACCGAGTACGTCATCCAGGCGGACAAGTCAGGCTTCAAGTACGCCTGGGCGTCCGAGCACCACTTCCTGGAGGAGTACTCGCACCTCTCCGCCAACGACGTCTTCCTCGGGTATCTCGCACACGCGACGGACCGGATCCATCTGGGATCGGGCATCTTCAACCCGCTCGCCCAGGTCAACCATCCCGTGAAGGTCGCCGAGAAGGTCGCCATGCTCGACCATCTCAGCCAGAACCGCTTCGAGTTCGGAAGCGGACGGGGCGCCGGATCGCACGAGATCCTCGGCTTCCTCCCCGGCATCACCGACATGAACTACACCAAGGAGATCTGGGAAGAGACCATCGCCGAGTTCCCCAAGATGTGGCTCCAGGACGAGTACGTCGGCTTCCAGGGCAAGCACTGGCAGCTGCCGCCGCGCAAGATCCTGCCGAAGCCGTACGGGAAGTCGCACCCGGCGATGTGGTACGCGGCCGGGTCGCCGCCCTCGTACGCGATGGCCGCGCGCAAGGGCCTGGGCGTCCTCGGGTTCAGCATCCAGAAGGTCTCCGACATGGAATGGGTGCTGGAGCAGTACAAGACGGCGGTCGTGAACGCCGAGCCGATCGGTGACTTCGTCAACGACAACGTGATGGTGACGACGACGGCGATCTGCGCGCCCACGCACGACGAGGCGATCCGGATCGCTGTCGAGGGCGGCCTGCACTACCTGCCGTCGCTGGTGTTCCGGTACCACGACACCTTCCCGCGGCCCGAGGGCTTCCCCGTCTGGCCCGAGACGCTGCCCGAGTACAACGCCGAGTTCGTCGAACTCCTCGTCGAGGAGGAGCTGTTGATATGCGGCGACCCGGACGAAGTGCTCACGCAGTGCAAGCGGTGGGAGCAGGCCGGCGCCGATCAGCTGAGCTTCGGGCTGCCGGTGGGGGTGCCGAAGGAGGAGACGCTGCAGACGATCCGGTTGATCGGGGAGCACGTGATTCCGAAGATCGACACGGATCCTGTTCATCGGACTACGCGGTTCCGGCAGGGCGTGTAA
- a CDS encoding N-acyl-D-amino-acid deacylase family protein, with translation MLDHVIKGATVVDGTGAPARVADVGIRDGRIAVVGTVTEEARTTEDAQGLVLAPGFVDPHTHYDAQLFWDPYATPSLNHGVTTVAAGNCGFTLAPLNPARPADADYTRRMMSKVEGMSLVALEEGAPWSWSGFGEYLDALEGRIAVNAGFMVGHCALRRYVMGPDAVGGQPSEEQLAEIVRLLHDAMDAGAWGFSTTQSSTHSDGDGQPVASRHALPAELLALSRAVGEHEGTQIEAIVAGCLDQFSDAEIDLFVEMSAAAGRPLNWNVLTIDSAVPERVPRQLVASERARKAGGRVVALTMPILTPMNMSLGTFCALNLIPGWGPVLGLPVPERIEKLRDAAVRAELLRHAGSKEAGVFRRLTNFGRYVIGDTYSAANEGLTGRVVEDIAAERGLDPFACLVEICAADELRTVLWPMPTDNDPDSWALRAEAWTHEDVLLGGSDAGAHLDRMCGAPYTTRFLGDCLRGRKLAGLEQAVKMLTDDPARLFGLRERGRIQEGFHADLVLFDPERIDAGKATLVHDLPGDSPRLDSKAIGVRAVWVNGVAAIRDDVVTGAVPGRVLRSGRDTRTVNTR, from the coding sequence ATGCTCGATCACGTCATCAAAGGGGCGACCGTCGTCGACGGGACCGGTGCGCCTGCTCGTGTCGCCGACGTCGGTATCCGCGACGGTCGTATCGCCGTCGTCGGGACCGTCACCGAGGAGGCGCGGACCACCGAGGACGCTCAGGGCCTCGTCCTCGCCCCCGGGTTCGTCGATCCGCACACGCACTACGACGCTCAGCTCTTCTGGGATCCGTACGCCACCCCGTCCCTGAACCACGGGGTGACGACCGTCGCCGCCGGGAACTGCGGCTTCACGCTCGCGCCGCTCAATCCGGCCCGGCCCGCCGACGCCGACTACACCCGCCGCATGATGTCCAAGGTGGAGGGGATGTCGCTGGTCGCGCTCGAGGAGGGGGCGCCCTGGAGTTGGAGCGGCTTCGGGGAGTACCTCGACGCCCTTGAGGGGCGGATCGCGGTCAACGCGGGCTTCATGGTGGGGCATTGCGCGCTGCGGCGGTACGTGATGGGGCCGGACGCGGTGGGCGGTCAGCCCAGCGAGGAGCAACTCGCCGAGATCGTACGGCTGTTGCACGACGCCATGGACGCGGGGGCGTGGGGGTTCTCCACCACGCAGTCCTCGACCCACTCCGACGGGGACGGGCAACCGGTCGCGTCCCGGCACGCCCTGCCCGCCGAGCTGCTGGCACTGTCGCGGGCCGTCGGGGAGCACGAGGGCACGCAGATCGAGGCGATCGTCGCGGGCTGCCTCGACCAGTTCAGCGACGCCGAGATCGACCTGTTCGTGGAGATGAGCGCGGCGGCCGGACGCCCTCTGAACTGGAACGTCCTCACCATCGACTCGGCCGTCCCGGAGCGGGTGCCCCGGCAGCTCGTGGCGAGCGAGCGGGCGCGGAAGGCCGGCGGCCGGGTCGTGGCGCTGACCATGCCGATCCTCACGCCGATGAACATGTCCCTGGGCACGTTCTGTGCCCTGAACCTGATCCCCGGCTGGGGTCCGGTCCTCGGCCTGCCCGTCCCCGAGCGGATCGAGAAGCTGCGGGATGCGGCCGTCCGGGCCGAGCTGCTGCGGCACGCAGGGTCGAAGGAGGCCGGCGTCTTCCGGCGGCTGACCAACTTCGGGCGGTACGTCATCGGCGACACCTACAGCGCGGCCAACGAGGGCCTCACCGGGCGGGTCGTCGAGGACATCGCCGCCGAACGCGGCCTCGACCCGTTCGCCTGCCTGGTCGAGATCTGCGCGGCCGACGAACTGCGTACGGTCCTGTGGCCGATGCCGACGGACAACGACCCCGACTCGTGGGCGCTGCGGGCGGAGGCCTGGACCCACGAGGACGTCCTGCTCGGCGGCTCAGACGCGGGCGCGCACCTGGACCGCATGTGCGGGGCGCCGTACACCACGCGTTTCCTCGGCGACTGTCTGCGCGGTCGGAAACTGGCCGGCCTGGAGCAGGCGGTGAAGATGCTGACGGACGACCCGGCGCGGCTCTTCGGACTGCGCGAGCGGGGCCGGATCCAGGAGGGCTTCCACGCGGACCTCGTCCTGTTCGACCCGGAGCGCATCGACGCGGGCAAGGCCACCCTGGTGCACGACCTGCCGGGTGACAGTCCGCGGCTGGACTCGAAGGCGATCGGGGTGCGGGCGGTCTGGGTCAACGGCGTGGCGGCCATCCGCGACGACGTCGTGACCGGCGCCGTACCGGGGCGGGTGCTGCGCTCGGGGCGGGACACCAGGACGGTGAACACCCGGTGA